A single window of Crassostrea angulata isolate pt1a10 chromosome 8, ASM2561291v2, whole genome shotgun sequence DNA harbors:
- the LOC128159554 gene encoding protein UXT homolog — MCAEGIPSKVVQYEQFLNERLKADLSQVIEQRDRLYGEVAEYLQLKTVIERLKESNYKSDGLKTKVDLGCNFYVQANVPDASMIYVKVGFGFFLEMTHDEALAFIEKKVSMINSKIEVLTKDAAKIKAHIKLVLQGLQEIQNLDFQPEKPYRDVLS; from the exons ATGTGTGCAGAAGGCATTCCATCAAAAGTTGTGCAATACGAACAGTTTCTAAATGAAAGATTGAAAGCAGATTTGAG TCAAGTTATTGAACAAAGAGACAGGCTATATGGAGAGGTAGCAGAATACTTACAACTTAAAACTGTCATTGAGAGATTAAAG GAATCAAATTACAAAAGTGATGGTCTTAAAACCAAAGTGGACTTGGGCTGCAATTTCTATGTTCAAGCAAATGT TCCAGATGCCTCCATGATTTATGTAAAAGTTGGGTTTGGATTTTTCTTGGAAATGACTCATGACGAAGCCTTAGCCTTCATAGAGAAGAAAGTTTCTATGATTAATTCTAAGATAGAAGTCCTTACTAAGGATGCAGCTAAAATTAAGGCCCACATTAAACTCGTTCTACAG GGTCTACAGGAGATCCAGAATTTAGACTTTCAGCCAGAAAAGCCCTACAGAGATGTGTTAAGCTGA
- the LOC128159553 gene encoding ER membrane protein complex subunit 3-like: MAELLLDSDIRIWVFLPIVLITFFTGIIKHYVTILLSSEKKTELQQVTDSHVLIRSRILRENGKFITKQGFLMRKSFFNAENTGYFKTEKRESNAKNPMTDPSMMTDMLKGNVTNVLPMIVIGGWINWAFSGFLTTKVPFPLTLRFKPMLQRGVELVSLDASWVSSASWYFLNVFGLRSLYTLILGQDNSADQTKAMQEQMSGAGMMTPPDPMKAFKGEWEALEVCNHQWCLQGVEEDLIDGPVQPETIYIKNKYA, translated from the exons ATGGCCGAGCTGCTTCTTGATTCTGATATCCGAATTTGGGTGTTTTTACCCATTGTATTAATCACATTCTTCACTGGAATCATCAAACATTATGTAACAATTCTGTTGTCCTCAGAAAAGAAGACTGAATTGCAGCAAGTTACTGATAG CCATGTTCTAATCAGAAGTAGAATTCTCAGAGAAAATGGAAAATTTATAACAAAGCAG GGATTCTTAATGAGGAAAAGCTTTTTCAATGCAGAAAATACAGGTTATTTCAAAACGGAGAAAAGAGAATCGAATGCTAAAAATCCAATGACAG ATCCTTCCATGATGACAGACATGCTGAAGGGTAATGTCACCAATGTGTTACCTATGATTGTTATAGGAGGGTGGATCAACTGGGCATTCTCAGGCTTCTTGACAA CCAAAGTTCCATTTCCCTTGACTCTCCGATTCAAGCCTATGTTGCAAAGAGGGGTAGAGCTGGTTTCTCTTGATGCCTCTTG GGTTAGTTCAGCCTCATGGTATTTCCTAAATGTTTTTGGATTAAGAAGTTTATACACTCTCATACTGGGCCAAGATAATT CCGCTGATCAGACAAAAGCCATGCAGGAACAGATGTCAGGAGCAGGCATGATGACCCCACCTGATCCAATGAAAGCCTTCAAAGGAGAGTGGGAGGCGCTAGAAGTCTGTAACCACCAATGGTGTCTCCAGGGAGTGGAGGAGGATTTGA